From the Pseudomonas sp. VD-NE ins genome, the window CAGGATGTGGCTACCGCCGTAGTACTGATGAAGTTGTTGGACCTGTAGCATCGGAACTCCGTTAGTTGGGCTTCAAGCCGCGAGCTGCAAGCTGCAAGCAAGAGCAGGGCTGTTTATGATTTTGCTTTTACTTGCTGCTTGAAGCTTGCTGCTTGCAGCTGGCCGATTTATCGGCCCAGGTAAACCTCGATCACGCGCTCGTTTTCCTGCACTTGCTCAAGCGAGCCTTCCGCCAAAACGCTGCCCTGATGCAACACGGTGACGTGGTCGGCAATCGAGCCGACAAAGCCCATGTCATGCTCAACCACCATCAGCGAATGCTTGCCCGCCAGGCTCTTGAACAATTCGGCAGTGAACTCGGTTTCGGCATCGGTCATGCCCGCCACCGGCTCGTCGAGCAGGAGCAATTGGGGGTCCTGCATCAGCAACATGCCGATCTCGAGAAACTGCTTCTGACCGTGGGACAACAACCCGGCCGGGCGATTGACCGAGGTGGTCAGGCGAATCGTCTCCAGCACTTCGCTGATCCGGTCCTTCTGCTCACCACTCAGCCGCGCACGCAAACTGGCCCACACCGACTTGTCGGTCTTCTGCGCCAGCTCCAGGTTTTCAAACACGCTCAGCGCTTCGAACACCGTCGGCTTCTGGAACTTGCGACCAATGCCGGCCTGGGCAATCTGCACTTCGCTCATCTGCGTCAGGTCCAGGGTTTCACCGAACCAGGCCTTGCCGTGACTGGGCCGGGTCTTGCCGGTGATCACGTCCATCAGCGTGGTTTTGCCCGCGCCGTTGGGGCCGATGATGCAGCGCAACTCACCCACGCCGATGTACAGATTCAGATTGTTCAGTGCACGAAAGCCGTCGAAGCTGACGCTGATGTCTTCCAGGGTGAGGATGGTGCCGTGACGCGTATCGAGGCCCGGGCCGACGCTTTGCCCGAGACCGATCGAGTCGCGGCTGGTGCCGGCGTCCTTGTTCGGTTCGACGGGAAAAAAGGCCGGCTCCAACATGAATTCAGCGCTCGCCGTGACTCTCATTGTTCACCTCGTTTTTTCAGCAGGCCGATCACGCCCTTGGGCAGGTACAGCGTCACGACGATGAACAGCGCGCCGAGGAAGAACAGCCAGTATTCGGGGAAGGCCACGGTGAACCAGCTCTTCATGCCGTTGACCACACCGGCGCCGAGCAGCGGGCCGATCAGCGTGCCGCGACCGCCGAGGGCCACCCAGACCGCCGCCTCAATCGAGTTGGTCGGCGACATTTCGCTCGGATTGATGATCCCGACTTGCGGTACAT encodes:
- the urtD gene encoding urea ABC transporter ATP-binding protein UrtD; protein product: MRVTASAEFMLEPAFFPVEPNKDAGTSRDSIGLGQSVGPGLDTRHGTILTLEDISVSFDGFRALNNLNLYIGVGELRCIIGPNGAGKTTLMDVITGKTRPSHGKAWFGETLDLTQMSEVQIAQAGIGRKFQKPTVFEALSVFENLELAQKTDKSVWASLRARLSGEQKDRISEVLETIRLTTSVNRPAGLLSHGQKQFLEIGMLLMQDPQLLLLDEPVAGMTDAETEFTAELFKSLAGKHSLMVVEHDMGFVGSIADHVTVLHQGSVLAEGSLEQVQENERVIEVYLGR